The following proteins are encoded in a genomic region of Oncorhynchus masou masou isolate Uvic2021 chromosome 32, UVic_Omas_1.1, whole genome shotgun sequence:
- the LOC135527214 gene encoding sericin-1-like: protein MTSGQEGDSGSSGQEGDSGSSGQEGVSGCSGQEGDSGCSGQEGDSGSSGQEGDSGSSGHEGGTGLTGLGRHTGGLFLGQGTGYTGPWRRTGGLEHRAGPTRSGWMPASTRQMQDTGTEHTGL from the exons ATGAC ctccggacaggagggtgactctggcagctccggacaggagggtgactctggcagctctggacaggaggGAGTCTCTGGctgctccggacaggagggagactctggctgctccggacaggagggagactctggcagctccggacaggagggagactctggcagttcCGGACACGAGggaggcacaggactcaccgggctggggagacacacaggaggcctctTCCTTGGCcaaggcaccggatacactgggccgtggaggcgcactggcggTCTCGAGCACAGAGCTGGCCCCacccgttctggctggatgccagCTTCCACCCGGCAAATGCAGGACACTGGCACCgagcacaccggcctgtga